GCCGCCATCAGGGCCTGATGGTCCATGTGCATGTTGGCGAGAATGTTGGCGACCGCCAGCGGATGGGTCACATAGGGCTCGCCTGAGCGGCGGCGCTGGCCGTCATGGGCCTGCTCGGCGTAGTAGAAGGCGCGCTTGACCTGGCGGATTTCCTCCGAGGGAAGATAGCCGCCTAGGCGGTCGGCCAGGTCATCGATGGTGAACATGCAGCACGCCTATACCCTGAACGCAAAGGAAAGGTTGACGATATCAGAATTCAGCGCGGTTGCGTCATTCCTCGCCCATTTCGGGCTCGCGACGGGGGCGTACCGCTGCCTCGATCGGCTCGTTGAGCACGTTTTCGTTGATCTTCTGGGCGGCGATCTCACGCAGCGCCATGACGGTGGGCTTGTCGTTTTCCCAGGGCAGCAGGGCATCGCGGGAGCCGCGGGCCAGCTGACGCGCACGCTGGGTGGAGATCATCACCAGCTTGAAACGGTTTTCGACGTGTTCCAGACAATCTTCGACGGTGACTCGCGCCATGATCAGGTACCTGAGTTCGAGGGATGGGAAAGATAAATCGTTCGAAGG
Above is a window of Halomonas sp. I5-271120 DNA encoding:
- the rpoZ gene encoding DNA-directed RNA polymerase subunit omega — protein: MARVTVEDCLEHVENRFKLVMISTQRARQLARGSRDALLPWENDKPTVMALREIAAQKINENVLNEPIEAAVRPRREPEMGEE